A single window of Rhodococcus jostii RHA1 DNA harbors:
- a CDS encoding DEAD/DEAH box helicase, producing MSTPFSPRDDSGNTGETYGRALLNRVLEGVPRDENPLTFAAEMPARTSQLSEWPAWAHPSVVRAMQENGIPRPWTHQATAADLAHHGTNVVVSTGTASGKSLAYQLPVLTTLATDPRATALYLSPTKALGADQLRAVTSLIDSEVLDAGDDLRGVRPCMFDGDTPLEVRHWARENSRWLFTNPDMLHISLLRTHQRWAHFFRNLAYVVIDECHSYRGVFGSNVALVLLRLRRIAARYGAEPVFVLASATTADPGAAASRLIGAPCAEVVEDGSPHGPRTVALWEPPLMREVTGENGSPVRRPAGSEAARIMADLMVEGARTLTFVRSRRGAELTAMATKRLLGEIDPELSSRVASYRAGYLAEDRRELETALADGTLLGAATTNALELGVDIAGLDAVVVAGFPGTVASFWQQGGRSGRRGEGSLVVLIARDDPLDTYLVHHPSALLDKPVEATVTDPSNPYVLGPQLLCAAMELPLSDAEAEAFGAIDVLGKLAEQGLIRRRAHGWFVTAGTNPHGAVDIRGGIGTQVAIVVSESGRMLGTVDTGRAPATAHPGAVHIHQGESYVVDELDLDQGLALVHAEDPDWTTSARETTEITVTSVLEQKQFGDVEVALVEVEVTHQVIGYLRRLPSGEVLDAVELDMPKQTLPTRAVMYTVTPELLVRAGVPAERVPGSLHAAEHAAIGLLPLVAVCDRGDIGGVSTAVHADTGLPTVFVYDGHAGGAGFADRGHAELTRWLGATREAIESCECTSGCPSCVYSPKCGNGNDPLDKDGAIRVLTAVLDSLG from the coding sequence GTGAGCACACCGTTTTCACCACGTGACGACAGTGGAAATACGGGCGAAACATACGGCCGGGCGCTGCTGAACCGAGTCCTCGAGGGTGTTCCCCGAGACGAAAACCCGCTCACTTTCGCCGCCGAAATGCCTGCCCGGACTTCTCAGCTGTCGGAATGGCCCGCGTGGGCGCACCCGAGCGTCGTCCGGGCCATGCAGGAGAACGGGATCCCCCGTCCCTGGACCCACCAGGCCACCGCCGCCGACCTGGCACATCACGGGACGAACGTCGTGGTGTCGACCGGCACCGCCTCGGGCAAGTCCCTGGCCTACCAGCTTCCGGTACTCACCACTCTGGCAACGGATCCGCGGGCGACCGCCCTCTACCTCTCGCCGACCAAGGCGCTGGGAGCAGACCAACTCCGGGCCGTGACCTCGCTCATCGACTCGGAAGTCCTGGACGCCGGGGACGACCTCCGGGGCGTGCGCCCGTGCATGTTCGACGGCGACACCCCACTCGAGGTGCGGCACTGGGCACGGGAGAACTCGCGGTGGCTCTTCACGAACCCCGACATGCTGCACATCTCCCTCCTCCGGACCCATCAGCGATGGGCGCACTTCTTCCGGAACCTGGCGTACGTGGTGATCGACGAATGCCACTCCTACCGTGGTGTCTTCGGCTCGAATGTCGCGCTCGTGCTGTTACGGCTCCGGCGCATCGCGGCACGGTACGGCGCCGAACCCGTCTTCGTCCTCGCGTCCGCCACGACAGCGGACCCTGGAGCGGCGGCGTCACGGCTGATCGGCGCGCCCTGCGCCGAGGTCGTGGAAGACGGTTCACCACACGGCCCCCGGACGGTCGCGCTGTGGGAACCCCCGCTCATGCGGGAGGTCACCGGGGAGAACGGAAGCCCCGTTCGACGGCCCGCGGGTTCGGAGGCCGCGCGCATCATGGCCGACCTGATGGTCGAGGGAGCCCGCACGCTCACCTTCGTGCGTTCCCGCCGGGGCGCGGAGCTGACTGCTATGGCGACCAAACGCCTACTCGGGGAGATCGATCCCGAACTCTCGTCGCGAGTCGCGTCGTATCGAGCCGGGTACCTCGCCGAGGACCGGCGTGAGCTCGAGACCGCACTCGCCGACGGCACGCTGCTGGGGGCGGCGACGACGAATGCGCTGGAACTCGGCGTCGACATCGCCGGCCTCGACGCCGTCGTGGTCGCCGGGTTCCCCGGCACGGTGGCGTCGTTCTGGCAACAGGGAGGCCGGTCCGGCCGACGCGGCGAAGGTTCGCTCGTAGTCCTGATCGCGCGTGACGACCCTCTCGACACCTACCTCGTCCACCACCCGTCCGCGCTGCTCGACAAACCCGTCGAGGCGACCGTCACGGACCCGAGCAATCCGTACGTCCTCGGACCGCAGTTGCTCTGCGCGGCAATGGAACTACCACTTTCCGACGCCGAGGCCGAGGCGTTCGGGGCGATCGACGTTCTCGGAAAGCTGGCCGAGCAGGGCCTGATCCGCCGGCGGGCACACGGCTGGTTCGTCACCGCCGGCACAAATCCTCATGGCGCAGTGGATATCCGGGGTGGAATCGGAACCCAGGTGGCAATTGTCGTGTCGGAATCGGGACGCATGCTCGGAACTGTCGACACGGGCCGCGCTCCCGCCACGGCACACCCCGGCGCCGTCCACATCCACCAGGGTGAGTCGTACGTCGTCGACGAACTCGACCTCGACCAGGGACTCGCCCTGGTGCACGCGGAGGACCCGGACTGGACGACGTCGGCCCGCGAGACCACCGAGATCACCGTCACCTCGGTACTCGAGCAGAAGCAGTTCGGCGACGTCGAGGTTGCGCTCGTCGAGGTGGAGGTGACCCATCAGGTGATCGGGTACCTGCGACGGCTGCCTTCGGGCGAGGTCCTCGACGCGGTCGAACTGGACATGCCGAAGCAGACCCTCCCCACCCGCGCGGTGATGTACACCGTTACCCCGGAACTTCTGGTGCGGGCGGGTGTTCCGGCCGAACGCGTGCCCGGTTCGCTCCACGCCGCCGAACATGCCGCGATCGGGCTCCTGCCTCTCGTCGCGGTGTGCGATCGAGGCGACATCGGCGGCGTCTCGACGGCGGTGCACGCCGATACCGGACTTCCGACGGTGTTCGTCTACGACGGTCATGCAGGCGGCGCCGGATTCGCCGACCGGGGTCACGCCGAACTCACTCGCTGGCTCGGCGCGACCCGTGAAGCGATCGAATCGTGCGAATGCACGTCAGGCTGCCCGTCGTGCGTGTACTCACCGAAGTGCGGAAACGGTAACGACCCCCTCGACAAGGACGGCGCGATCCGGGTCCTGACGGCGGTACTGGACTCACTCGGCTGA
- a CDS encoding cold-shock protein, whose amino-acid sequence MAQGTVKWFNAEKGFGFIAPEDGSADVFVHYSEIQGSGFRTLEENQRVEFEVGQGTKGPQATGVRAV is encoded by the coding sequence ATGGCACAGGGCACTGTGAAGTGGTTCAACGCGGAAAAGGGCTTCGGCTTCATCGCACCCGAAGACGGCTCCGCTGACGTCTTCGTTCACTACTCCGAGATCCAGGGCAGCGGCTTCCGCACCCTCGAGGAGAACCAGCGCGTGGAGTTCGAGGTCGGCCAGGGCACCAAGGGCCCCCAGGCTACCGGCGTTCGCGCAGTCTGA
- the topA gene encoding type I DNA topoisomerase, whose translation MAKGDNGSAQGAAGASGQPRRLVIVESPTKARKIAPYLGKNYVVEASVGHIRDLPRGAADVPAKYKGESWARLGVNVDHDFEPLYVVSPEKKSKVTELKSLLKDADELFLATDPDREGEAIAWHLLETLKPKIPVRRMVFHEITEPAIRAAAEDTRELDNDLVDAQETRRILDRLYGYEVSPVLWKKVMPRLSAGRVQSVATRVIVQRERERMAFRSASYWDISATLDAGADASPRSFGARLVSVDGSRVATGRDFGADGQLKTSTVTVLDEARAQRLAESLAGVDLTVSSAESKPYTRKPYAPFMTSTLQQEAGRKLRFTSERTMRIAQRLYENGYITYMRTDSTTLSSSAIAAARAQATELYGAEYVHDTPRQYTRKVKNAQEAHEAIRPAGDVFQTPGQLHSRLDTDEFRLYELIWQRTVASQMADARGTTLTLRITGTAGTGEECTFSSSGRTITFAGFLKAYVESVDEEAGGQSDDAESRLPVLVEGQAVTATKLDPDGHTTNPPARYTEASLIKTLEELGIGRPSTYSSIIKTILDRGYVYKRGSALVPSWVAFAVIGLLEMHFGRLVDFDFTAGMEDDLDAIAGGREQRGNWLSSFYFGGDHGAEGSVAREGGLKKMVGVNLEEIDAREVNSIRLFDDAEGREVHVRVGRFGPYLERMVQNPDDPEGDLISQRANLPDDLPPDELTPEYAEKLFSTPQEGRKLGVDPLTGHEIVAKEGRFGPYVTEILPEPEPEPEPAVVPVTDESGDGTTKTKTAAKKAPAKKAAAKKATGPKPRTGSLLKSMDLATVTLDDALKLLSLPRVVGVDPESKEEITAQNGRYGPYLKKGTDSRSLATEDQMFTVTLDEALKIYAEPKRRGRQAAATPPLRELGVDTVSEKPMVIKDGRFGPYVTDGETNASLRKGDEVESITDARASELLADRRARGPVKKKAAAKKAPAKKAAKKTAAKKAPAKKAASKKAADKKA comes from the coding sequence GTGGCTAAAGGGGACAACGGCAGTGCACAGGGTGCGGCGGGAGCGTCCGGCCAGCCTCGCCGCCTCGTGATCGTCGAGTCGCCGACCAAGGCCCGCAAGATCGCCCCGTACCTCGGAAAGAACTATGTCGTCGAGGCGTCGGTCGGTCACATCCGCGACCTTCCGCGCGGAGCCGCAGACGTCCCGGCCAAGTACAAGGGTGAATCCTGGGCGCGGCTCGGAGTCAACGTCGACCATGATTTCGAACCCCTCTACGTGGTCAGTCCAGAGAAGAAGTCCAAGGTCACGGAGCTGAAGAGCCTCCTCAAGGACGCCGACGAACTCTTCCTCGCCACCGACCCCGACCGTGAGGGCGAAGCGATCGCCTGGCATCTCCTCGAGACGCTCAAGCCGAAGATCCCGGTTCGCCGGATGGTCTTCCACGAGATCACCGAGCCGGCCATCCGCGCCGCGGCCGAGGACACCCGCGAACTCGACAACGACCTGGTCGACGCGCAGGAGACCCGCCGCATCCTCGACCGTCTGTACGGCTACGAGGTCAGCCCCGTGCTGTGGAAGAAGGTCATGCCGAGGCTGTCGGCAGGCCGAGTGCAGTCCGTCGCCACCCGTGTCATCGTGCAGCGGGAACGTGAGCGGATGGCGTTCCGCTCGGCGTCCTACTGGGACATCTCCGCCACCCTCGACGCCGGCGCTGACGCCAGCCCCCGCAGTTTCGGGGCGCGTCTGGTGAGCGTCGACGGCTCCCGGGTCGCCACCGGCCGCGACTTCGGCGCCGATGGCCAGCTGAAGACGAGCACCGTTACGGTTCTGGACGAGGCGCGAGCGCAGCGTCTGGCCGAGTCCCTCGCCGGTGTCGACCTCACCGTCTCCTCCGCCGAGAGCAAGCCGTACACCCGCAAGCCGTACGCGCCGTTCATGACGTCGACGCTGCAGCAGGAGGCGGGCCGCAAGCTCCGCTTCACGTCCGAGCGGACCATGCGCATCGCGCAGCGGCTGTACGAGAACGGCTACATCACCTACATGCGTACCGACTCGACGACCTTGTCGTCGTCGGCGATCGCTGCCGCCCGCGCGCAGGCCACCGAGTTGTACGGCGCCGAGTACGTGCACGACACACCGCGCCAGTACACGCGCAAGGTCAAGAACGCGCAGGAGGCGCACGAGGCCATCCGCCCGGCCGGTGACGTGTTCCAGACCCCTGGTCAGCTGCACTCCCGCCTCGACACCGACGAGTTCCGCCTGTACGAGCTGATCTGGCAGCGCACCGTGGCGTCGCAGATGGCGGACGCGCGGGGCACGACGCTCACCTTGCGGATCACCGGAACCGCGGGCACCGGCGAGGAATGCACCTTCTCCTCGTCGGGCCGCACCATCACGTTCGCCGGATTCCTGAAGGCCTACGTGGAGAGCGTCGACGAGGAGGCCGGCGGCCAGTCCGACGACGCCGAGTCGCGCCTGCCGGTGCTCGTCGAGGGCCAGGCGGTCACCGCCACCAAGCTCGATCCCGATGGCCACACCACGAACCCGCCCGCCCGCTACACCGAGGCGAGCCTGATCAAGACCCTCGAAGAGCTGGGCATCGGCCGCCCGTCCACCTACTCGTCGATCATCAAGACCATTCTCGATCGCGGATATGTCTACAAGCGCGGCAGTGCGCTGGTCCCGTCCTGGGTGGCGTTCGCCGTCATCGGTCTCCTCGAGATGCACTTCGGGCGGCTGGTGGACTTCGACTTCACCGCCGGGATGGAAGACGATCTCGACGCGATCGCCGGTGGCCGGGAACAGCGCGGCAACTGGTTGAGCAGTTTCTACTTCGGCGGCGATCACGGCGCCGAGGGTTCGGTTGCCCGTGAGGGCGGCCTGAAGAAGATGGTCGGGGTCAACCTCGAGGAGATCGACGCTCGCGAGGTCAACTCGATCAGGCTCTTCGACGACGCCGAGGGACGGGAAGTGCACGTCCGCGTCGGACGGTTCGGTCCGTACCTCGAGCGGATGGTCCAGAACCCGGACGACCCCGAGGGCGACCTCATTTCCCAGCGGGCCAACCTGCCCGACGACCTTCCGCCGGACGAGCTGACACCGGAGTACGCGGAGAAGCTCTTTTCGACGCCGCAGGAGGGTCGCAAGCTGGGCGTCGACCCGCTCACCGGCCACGAGATCGTCGCGAAGGAGGGCCGCTTCGGCCCCTACGTCACCGAGATCCTTCCCGAGCCGGAACCGGAGCCCGAACCGGCAGTGGTGCCGGTGACGGACGAATCCGGCGACGGGACGACCAAGACGAAGACAGCTGCCAAGAAGGCGCCCGCGAAGAAGGCGGCGGCGAAGAAGGCCACCGGTCCGAAGCCGCGGACGGGTTCGCTGCTCAAGTCGATGGACCTGGCGACGGTGACCCTCGACGACGCCCTGAAGCTGCTGTCGCTGCCGCGCGTCGTGGGTGTCGATCCGGAGTCCAAGGAAGAGATCACCGCGCAGAACGGCCGCTACGGCCCGTACCTGAAGAAGGGGACGGATTCGCGGTCCCTCGCCACCGAGGACCAGATGTTCACGGTGACCCTCGACGAGGCGCTGAAGATCTATGCGGAGCCCAAACGCCGCGGACGGCAGGCTGCGGCCACCCCGCCGCTGCGTGAGCTGGGCGTCGACACGGTCAGCGAGAAGCCGATGGTGATCAAGGACGGCCGGTTCGGGCCGTACGTGACCGACGGTGAAACCAACGCCAGCCTCCGCAAGGGCGACGAGGTGGAGTCCATCACCGACGCCCGCGCTTCGGAACTGCTGGCGGATCGGCGTGCCCGCGGTCCCGTCAAGAAGAAGGCCGCCGCGAAGAAGGCGCCCGCCAAGAAGGCTGCAAAGAAGACCGCCGCCAAGAAGGCGCCGGCCAAGAAGGCGGCCTCGAAGAAGGCAGCGGACAAGAAGGCGTGA
- a CDS encoding DNA polymerase III subunit delta' — protein MTVFDRLVGQEDVEAELTAAATAARRGVGAMGSSMTHSWLFTGPPGSGRSVAAQCFAAALQCTSDGVPGCGVCHACTTAMAGTHGDVRQVVPEGLSISVKEMRAIVQTAARRPSTGRWQIVVVEDADRLTEGAANALLKVVEEPPDRTVFLLCAPSVDPQDISVTLRSRCRHVHLVTPSADSIAKVLRERDGLDPADAQLAASISGGHVGRARRLATDLNAKVRRKDALDLAVAALRPATAFAAAEELVRSADAEAKEMSASRDEQETEELRTALGAGGTGKGAAGALRGSAGVLKDLEKRQKSRATRTGRDALDRALIDLAGLYRDALAVAWKSNAAANHPDMADRAADLASRTTPEGLLRCIEAVLECREAITVNVKPQWAVDAMVATLGDAFREPFSHTRG, from the coding sequence GTGACGGTATTCGACCGGTTGGTGGGCCAAGAGGACGTCGAGGCCGAGCTGACGGCCGCGGCGACCGCCGCCCGTCGCGGAGTCGGCGCGATGGGCTCCTCGATGACGCATTCGTGGCTGTTCACGGGCCCACCCGGATCGGGTAGGTCGGTGGCCGCGCAGTGTTTCGCCGCAGCACTCCAATGCACCAGCGACGGCGTTCCCGGCTGCGGCGTCTGCCACGCGTGCACCACCGCGATGGCCGGTACCCACGGCGACGTCCGGCAGGTAGTCCCCGAGGGGCTGAGCATCAGCGTCAAGGAGATGCGCGCCATCGTGCAGACCGCCGCCCGACGGCCGAGCACCGGGCGCTGGCAAATCGTGGTCGTCGAGGACGCGGACCGGCTCACCGAGGGGGCGGCCAACGCCCTCCTGAAAGTGGTGGAGGAGCCGCCGGATCGCACCGTGTTCCTGTTGTGTGCGCCCTCTGTCGACCCGCAGGACATCTCCGTGACGCTGCGGTCGCGCTGCCGGCACGTCCATCTCGTGACCCCGTCGGCCGACTCCATCGCCAAGGTCCTGCGCGAGCGGGACGGCCTGGATCCCGCCGATGCGCAACTGGCGGCCTCGATCAGCGGCGGTCACGTCGGGCGCGCCCGACGTCTCGCGACGGATCTCAATGCCAAGGTGCGCCGTAAGGATGCTCTGGATCTCGCCGTCGCGGCGCTGCGGCCCGCCACCGCGTTCGCCGCCGCGGAGGAACTGGTGCGTTCCGCCGACGCGGAGGCGAAGGAGATGAGCGCGTCCAGGGACGAGCAGGAGACCGAGGAGTTGCGCACCGCGCTGGGAGCGGGCGGCACCGGCAAGGGTGCTGCTGGAGCCCTGCGAGGCTCGGCCGGCGTGCTGAAGGATCTCGAGAAGCGCCAGAAGTCCCGGGCCACTCGCACGGGCCGTGACGCACTCGACCGTGCACTGATCGATCTGGCCGGTCTCTACCGCGACGCGCTCGCCGTCGCATGGAAATCGAACGCGGCCGCGAACCACCCGGACATGGCGGATCGGGCCGCCGACCTCGCCTCGCGAACAACCCCGGAAGGCCTTCTGAGGTGCATCGAAGCCGTCCTCGAGTGCCGCGAGGCGATCACCGTCAACGTCAAGCCGCAGTGGGCTGTCGACGCCATGGTGGCCACTCTCGGCGACGCGTTCAGGGAGCCGTTTTCGCATACTCGGGGTTGA
- a CDS encoding DUF2752 domain-containing protein — MDTHSETPTTSAAGLRALGAPAAVAAGAVVAAAILHFRDPHQPGSYGFCPVYALTGWWCPACGGLRAVHDLTNLDIGAAVAGNVLIVPFIAVMVFALIGWARRRWRGQRDRTIVFGPRVMVGVLIFLAAFTVTRNTSWGSWLAPA; from the coding sequence GTGGACACCCACAGCGAAACTCCGACGACGTCGGCGGCCGGTCTGCGCGCACTCGGTGCACCCGCCGCTGTGGCCGCCGGCGCCGTTGTCGCTGCCGCGATCCTCCACTTCCGGGATCCGCATCAACCGGGTTCGTACGGCTTCTGTCCGGTCTATGCCCTGACCGGATGGTGGTGCCCGGCCTGTGGGGGGCTGAGGGCGGTGCACGACCTCACCAACCTCGACATCGGCGCCGCCGTGGCCGGCAATGTTCTGATCGTCCCGTTCATTGCGGTGATGGTCTTCGCCTTGATCGGATGGGCACGTCGCCGATGGCGAGGACAACGCGATCGCACGATCGTGTTCGGTCCGCGAGTGATGGTCGGTGTGCTCATTTTCCTTGCGGCGTTTACCGTCACCAGGAACACATCTTGGGGAAGCTGGCTCGCGCCGGCCTGA
- the ehuB gene encoding ectoine/hydroxyectoine ABC transporter substrate-binding protein EhuB has protein sequence MSKQRPAVRAAVAFAGMMVAAGSLAGCTKTDTTSGGSLLQQLQDSGTVTVGFAGEAPYSFEQDGQLTGATVALHREIFKNLGIDNVEGVSTDFGALIPGLQARRFDVVSAGMSILPQRCEQAAFSEPEFNYTTALMVPKGNPAKLTDMQSVQQSGVRMAAMTGAIESDYAQQLGIDAMQVASPQDGMDAVANGRADVFALTGISLNWLAQNNPQAPVEVTNSFVAEIDGVPQVGAGGTVFRKEDTELRDAYNAELAKITSDKDKYLSIVGPFGFTAEELPDPNLTTAKLCGGAG, from the coding sequence ATGTCGAAACAACGTCCGGCAGTCAGGGCGGCTGTCGCCTTCGCAGGCATGATGGTGGCCGCCGGCTCCCTGGCGGGGTGCACGAAGACCGACACGACCAGCGGCGGATCACTCCTCCAGCAGCTGCAGGACAGCGGAACGGTGACCGTCGGCTTCGCCGGCGAGGCCCCGTACAGCTTCGAGCAGGACGGCCAGCTGACCGGCGCCACCGTGGCCCTGCACCGCGAGATCTTCAAGAACCTGGGCATCGACAACGTCGAGGGCGTGAGTACCGACTTCGGAGCGCTCATTCCCGGACTGCAGGCCCGTCGCTTCGACGTCGTCAGCGCCGGCATGTCGATCCTGCCGCAGCGGTGCGAGCAGGCAGCGTTCAGTGAACCGGAGTTCAATTACACGACCGCGCTGATGGTGCCCAAGGGTAATCCCGCGAAGCTCACCGATATGCAGTCGGTGCAGCAGAGCGGGGTGCGGATGGCCGCGATGACCGGGGCGATCGAATCAGACTACGCGCAGCAACTCGGGATCGATGCGATGCAGGTGGCGTCGCCGCAGGACGGAATGGACGCCGTCGCCAACGGGCGCGCGGATGTCTTTGCGCTCACCGGAATCTCACTGAACTGGCTGGCGCAGAACAACCCGCAGGCCCCGGTGGAGGTGACGAACTCGTTCGTCGCCGAGATCGACGGGGTACCCCAGGTCGGTGCCGGGGGCACGGTCTTCCGCAAGGAAGACACCGAGTTGCGAGACGCCTACAACGCCGAGCTGGCCAAGATCACCTCCGACAAGGACAAGTACCTGTCCATCGTCGGACCGTTCGGATTCACCGCGGAGGAACTGCCCGATCCGAACCTGACCACCGCCAAACTCTGCGGCGGGGCCGGCTGA
- the ehuC gene encoding ectoine/hydroxyectoine ABC transporter permease subunit EhuC, which translates to MKENIDAFLDAWPSIQEGIVVTLQLTAGGALLAFVLALALGLAARAHNIVIRGSARAFIEFFRGTSLLVQLFWLFYVVPLFGYLLDPVLCGILALGLNYGAYGAEVVRGAINSVPQSQWEAATALDFSHWQRLRRVVFPQAWAEMIPPLTNLLIQLLKGTALASYILLQDLTFEIDQLRQTTGNTLFAFGVGLVIYFVIGYVLTLVMNALEVRAKNRLGTGPSLREIFSLAPSDPRGLEAAKQ; encoded by the coding sequence GTGAAGGAAAACATCGATGCCTTCCTCGATGCGTGGCCGAGCATCCAGGAAGGCATCGTCGTCACGCTCCAACTGACTGCGGGAGGCGCCCTCCTCGCGTTCGTCCTCGCGCTCGCGCTCGGACTGGCTGCGCGTGCGCACAACATCGTGATCAGGGGATCGGCGCGCGCGTTCATCGAATTCTTCCGGGGTACTTCGCTGTTGGTGCAGCTGTTCTGGTTGTTCTACGTGGTTCCGTTGTTCGGCTACCTCCTCGACCCGGTGCTTTGCGGGATCCTCGCGCTCGGGCTGAACTACGGCGCCTACGGAGCCGAGGTGGTGCGGGGCGCGATCAACTCGGTGCCGCAGTCGCAATGGGAGGCGGCGACAGCCCTGGACTTCAGTCACTGGCAGCGGTTGCGCCGGGTGGTCTTCCCGCAGGCCTGGGCGGAGATGATTCCTCCGTTGACCAATCTCCTGATCCAACTCCTCAAGGGCACGGCGCTCGCGAGCTATATCCTTCTGCAGGACTTGACCTTCGAGATCGACCAACTCCGGCAGACGACCGGAAACACGCTCTTCGCCTTCGGCGTCGGGCTCGTCATCTACTTCGTCATCGGCTACGTGCTGACACTGGTGATGAACGCGCTTGAGGTGCGGGCGAAGAATCGCCTCGGCACAGGTCCGTCCCTGCGTGAGATCTTCAGCCTCGCACCCTCCGATCCACGGGGACTGGAGGCGGCGAAGCAATGA
- the ehuD gene encoding ectoine/hydroxyectoine ABC transporter permease subunit EhuD has protein sequence MSVQWSWDRAFEALPVLLEGFKITLIATVLGFLISVVLGLVIALIRQAAPRWVSVPVRAVSEFIRLTPLVVQLLFVYYTFTGLSPLQIGVVVLGIHYSTYMAEVYRAGIEAVPVGQWEAARALSIAPTRTWRAIILPQAIRRVVPALGNYAVSMFKDTPFLFAITVVEMVTAAQQFGARHFQYLEPLTLAGVIFLVASYPTSLLIRRLERRLAR, from the coding sequence ATGAGCGTCCAGTGGAGTTGGGATCGAGCGTTCGAGGCACTGCCCGTGCTGCTCGAGGGTTTCAAGATCACCCTCATCGCTACCGTTCTCGGGTTCCTGATCTCCGTCGTTCTCGGTCTCGTCATCGCATTGATCCGGCAGGCGGCGCCGCGGTGGGTGAGTGTCCCGGTCCGCGCCGTCAGCGAGTTCATCCGGCTGACCCCGCTCGTCGTGCAACTGCTGTTCGTGTACTACACGTTCACGGGACTGTCGCCGCTGCAGATCGGTGTCGTCGTACTCGGAATCCACTATTCGACATACATGGCCGAGGTGTACCGGGCGGGTATTGAAGCGGTGCCCGTCGGCCAGTGGGAGGCGGCGCGGGCGTTGTCCATCGCGCCCACCCGGACGTGGCGTGCGATCATCCTGCCGCAGGCCATCCGGCGCGTCGTCCCGGCGCTGGGCAACTACGCGGTGTCGATGTTCAAAGACACCCCGTTCCTGTTCGCCATCACGGTGGTGGAGATGGTGACGGCCGCGCAGCAGTTCGGCGCCCGGCATTTCCAGTACCTCGAACCGTTGACGCTGGCGGGTGTGATCTTCCTGGTCGCCAGCTACCCGACGTCCCTGCTCATACGGCGATTGGAGAGACGTCTTGCCCGATGA
- the ehuA gene encoding ectoine/hydroxyectoine ABC transporter ATP-binding protein EhuA, with protein sequence MIRFDDVVKQFGDHVVLDHLDFQVARGDRVTLIGPSGSGKTTILRLLMTLEKVNEGVIWVDGVPLTHEEKGSKLVPASEKYVRRIRRRIGMVFQQFNLFPNMNVIENITEAPIHVLGLDKAAAVTRARELLETVGLSDKETAHPTQLSGGQQQRVAIARALAMDPDILLLDEVTSALDPELVADVLDVLRNVARTTDITMLIVTHEMQFARDVSNRVMMFDAGRVVEEGDPATIFTAPKNERTKTFLKAVLAE encoded by the coding sequence ATGATCCGATTCGACGATGTCGTGAAGCAGTTCGGCGACCACGTCGTGCTCGACCACCTGGACTTCCAGGTCGCGCGCGGTGACCGGGTGACCCTGATCGGTCCGAGTGGATCGGGGAAGACGACCATCCTGCGGCTACTGATGACCCTCGAGAAGGTGAACGAGGGCGTCATCTGGGTGGACGGGGTACCGCTGACGCACGAGGAGAAGGGAAGCAAACTCGTGCCGGCGTCGGAGAAGTACGTGCGCCGGATACGACGCCGGATCGGCATGGTCTTCCAGCAGTTCAACCTGTTCCCCAACATGAACGTGATCGAGAACATCACCGAAGCGCCGATCCACGTGCTCGGTCTGGACAAGGCCGCGGCCGTGACGAGGGCACGCGAGTTGCTCGAGACGGTCGGTCTGTCGGACAAGGAGACCGCGCACCCGACGCAACTGTCCGGTGGCCAGCAGCAGCGGGTCGCGATCGCGAGAGCACTCGCCATGGACCCCGACATTCTGCTGCTCGACGAGGTCACGTCGGCGCTGGATCCGGAGTTGGTGGCGGACGTCCTCGACGTGCTGAGGAACGTCGCGCGCACCACCGACATCACGATGCTGATCGTCACGCACGAGATGCAGTTCGCGCGGGACGTGTCGAACCGGGTGATGATGTTCGACGCCGGGCGGGTCGTGGAAGAAGGCGACCCGGCGACGATCTTCACCGCGCCGAAGAACGAGCGCACCAAGACCTTCCTGAAGGCCGTATTGGCCGAATGA